The Acidaminococcus fermentans DSM 20731 sequence CCGAAGCCGGTGAGATAACCTTTTAGGAGTCAGCTGTCTAAGGTGGGGCCGATGATTGGGGTGAAGTCGTAACAAGGTAGCCGTTCGAGAACGAGCGGCTGGATCACCTCCTTTCTATGGAGAACCGAAGGAGTCCAAGGACTCACTTCTATTCTCGTCGACGCACATCTGTCAAAACAATATTTGGTTTTGAGGGTTTTACCCTCAGGCAATCCATGGGCCTATAGCTCAGCTGGTTAGAGCGCACGCCTGATAAGCGTGAGGTCAGAGGTCCGAGTCCTCTTAGGCCCACCAATTTTTGAATTGAAATGGATTGTTGAAATAGTTTTCATCTGTTCTTCTGAACAGCTGAAATATAGCGGGGGCGTAGCTCAGCTGGGAGAGCACCTGCCTTGCAAGCAGGGGGTCAGGAGTTCGATTCTCCTCGTCTCCACCACATGAACCTTGAAAACTTCATAGAAGAGACAAAACAAAGTCTTGGACATTGTGATGAATGTCTAAGCACCTCTGATCTAAATGCGAATTTAGAAACGAGTAACGAGAATACCAGGGAACGTAAGTTCCTTAGTAAACTGAACCAGAAAATTGCAAAGAGAAATTGCTCTGATCCGCGAAGCGAGGAAGAGAGCCATCGGAGACTATACTCCAGTATGTCGAGGGTGGCGAACGACGAGCGACAAAGGAGCGGACAATTTATCGAAGCAATTTTAAGTCAAGCTACTAAGGGCATACGGTGAATGCCTTGGCACTAAGAGCCGATGAAGGACGTGGTAAGCTGCGAAAAGCTACGGGGAGCCGCAAGCAGGCTTTGATCCGTAGGTGTCCGAATGGGGGAACCCACCATCCGTCATGGGATGGTATCCTTCGGGAAGGGAACCCGGTGAACTGAAACATCTAAGTAGCCGGAGGAAGAGAAATCAAACGAGATGCCCACAGTAGCGGCGAGCGAAGAGGGCAGAGCCTAAACCAGAGAGCTTCGGCTCCCTGGGGTTACGGACTGGCATAAGCGAAGTCCAATCTAGTCGAATCACCTGGAAAGGTGAGCCACAGACCGTGAGAGCCGGGTAGATTAAAGATTGAATGAGTGGCCAGTATCCAGAGTACCGCGAAGCACGAGGAATTTTGCGGGAAGTCGGGGGGACCACCCTCCAAGGCTAAACACTTCTTAGTGACCGATAGCGCATAGTACCGTGAGGGAAAGGTGAAAAGAACCGCGGGAGCGGAGTGAAAGAGAACCTGAAACCGTATGTCTACAAGCAGTCGGAGCGCAAGCGACGGCGTGCCTATTGAAGAATGAGCCAACGAGTTACGGGCGCCAGCGAGGTTAAGCAGGAAATGCGGAGCCGTAGGGAAACCGAGTCTGAAAAGGGCGGATAGTTGGTGTTCGTAGACCCGAAACTGTAGTGATCTACCCATGATCAGGTTGAAGCACGGGTAAAATCGTGTGGAGGACCGAACCGGTGAGTGTTGAAAAACTTTCGGATGAATCGTGGGTAGCGGTGAAATTCCAATCGAACGCAGAGATAGCTGGTTCTCCTCGAAATAGCTTTAGGGCTAGCCTCAGGCAGTAAGCATAGGCGGTAGAGCACTGATCGGGATAGGGACTGTAATGGTTACCGAACCCTGTCAAACTACGAATGGTTATGCTGCAGAGCCTGGGAGTCAGACTACGAGAGATAAGTCCCGTTGTCAAAAGGGAAACAGCCCAGACCATCAGCTAAGGTCCCCAATGCCATACTAAGTGGAAAAGGATGTGGGGTCTCATAAACAACCAGGATGTTGGCTCAGAAGCAGCCACCATTTAAAGAGTGCGTAATAGCTCACTGGTCGAGAGGCCCTGCGCCGAAGATTCCCGGGGCTAAAGTATGGAACCGAAGCTATGGATGCATACGTAGGTATGCGTGGTAGAGGAGCGTTCCCATCGGGTTGAAGTCGTCCTGGAAGGGACGGTGGACTGGTGGGAAGTGAGAATGTTGGCATGAGTAGCGAAAAGAATGGTGAGAATCCATTCCACCGAAAGCATAAGGATTCCTGAGCAACGATCGTCGTCTCAGGGTAAGTCGGGACCTAATCCGAGGCAAAGAGCGTAGGAGATGGACAACTGGTTGATATTCCAGTACCGGCAGTGATCGTTTGAACGAAGGAGTGACGCAGGAAGGCAGGTCCGCACGAGATTGGTAGATCGTGTGCAAGCGTGTAGGCTGGTTACCAGGCAAATCCGGTAACTGAGGCTGAGGCGTGATGCGGAGGGAACTTGTTCCCGAAGGGATTGAGCCTACGCTGCCGAGAAAAGCTTCTAGTGAGAAAGCTGCCGCCCGTACCGTAAACCGACACAGGTATGCGGGGAGAGAATCCTAAGGTGCGCGGGAGAACCCTCGTTAAGGAACTCGGCAAAATGTACCCGTAACTTCGGGATAAGGGTAGCCACAAAGGTGAAGGGACTTGCTCCCGGAGCCCGGTGTGGTCGCAGAGAAGAGGCCCAAGCGACTGTTAACCAGAAACACAGGTGCCTGCGAAAGAGAAATCTGAAGTATAGGTGCTGACACCTGCCCAGTGCTGGAAGGTTAAAGAAGGATGTCCGGGTTCGACCCAAAGCATTCGACTGAAGCCCCAGTGAACGGCGGCCGTAACTATAACGGTCCTAAGGTAGCGAAATTCCTTGTCGGGTAAGTTCCGACCCGCACGAAAGGTGTAACGATTTGGGCACTGTCTCAACGAGGGACCCGGTGAAATTGAAATACCTGTGAAGATGCAGGTTACCCGCGACTGGACAGAAAGACCCCATGGAGCTTTACTGTAACCTAATATTGGGTTCTGATACTTGATGCACAGGATAGGTGGGAGGCATGGAAGGCAGTCCTCTGGGATTGCCGGAGCCGACGTTGGGATACCACCCTTCAATTATCGGGATTCTAACCGAGCGAGTAACGATCGCCGGGACAGTGTTAGGCGGGCAGTTTGACTGGGGCGGTCGCCTCCCAAAGAGTAACGGAGGCGCCCAAAGGTTCCCTCAGCGCGGACGGAAACCGCGCGCGGAGTGTAAAGACAGAAGGGAGCTTGACTGCGAGCCAAACACGGCGAGCAGGTACGAAAGTAGGGCTTAGTGATCCGGTGGCATCCAAGTGGAAGGGCCATCGCTCAACGGATAAAAGCTACCCTGGGGATAACAGGCTAATCTCTCCCAAGAGTCCATATCGACGGGGAGGTTTGGCACCTCGATGTCGGCTCATCACATCCTGGGGCTGAAGTCGGTCCCAAGGGCTGGGCTGTTCGCCCATTAAAGTGGTACGTGAGCTGGGTTCAGAACGTCGTGAGACAGTTCGGTCCCTATCCATCGCGGGCGCAAGAGATTTGAAGGGGGCTGCTCCTAGTACGAGAGGACCGGAGTGGACGGACCGCTGGTGTACCAATTATCCCGCCAGGGGTACAGTTGGGTAGCTACGTCCGGAACGGATAAACGCTGAAAGCATCTAAGCGTGAAACCATCCTTAAGATGAGATCTCTCACAGCGTAAGCTGGTAAGACACCTGGAAGATTACCAGGTTGATAGGCAGGGTGTGGAAGCGTAGTAATATGTTAAGCTGACCTGTACTAATATGTCGAGGGCTTGACTTAAGTGAGTCGCCTACCGCGAAGCGGCTGAGGCATACGAAATAAAAGAGCAAGTGAGCGAAAGAAGCTCGTAACGTTACGTCCGAAAGAACGTATATGTCTCTTCATGAAGTTTTGAGGGCTCATGCCTTCAGTAACATAATCCGGTGGCGATAGCTAAGGGGATCCACCTGTTCCCATGCCGAACACAGCAGTTAAGCCCTTATACGCCGAAAGTACTCGACTGGAAACGGTCCGGGAGGATAGGGAGCTGCCGGTTAAGAAAATTCCGCATCTGATGGATGCGGAATTTTTTGTCAACGGTCAGCTGTCACTCGGACCCGTAGGGGCTGCACGCCGGGCAGCCCGTCTGGATGCCGATTGCCGATGCACAGGGCGGGGCACCGGGCCTGCGCCTCCTACGGATCAGGGCACTTCAAAATCAACCGGAACCGCAGGGGCTGTTGACCGTTGACCGCTGACCGGGGCTGTGAATTCCCCTCCCTCTTTCCCCTTGCCAAAACCGGCTTTAATAAGATACAATATTCTAAAAAATCCAACTTTTAGGAGGCGACTATGGTTAACTTCAGAAATCTTTTGCTGACGGTCCAGGATGACGGGGTGGCTGTCATCACCATCAACCGTCCGGACATCCTCAACGCGCTGGATCTCCAAACCCTGCGGGAGCTGAAAGGGTGCATCGAAGAAATCCGACGGGATTCCCGGGTAAAGGCAGTGATCCTCCAGGGGGCCGGGGACAAGGCCTTTGTGGCCGGGTCGGATCTGATGGCCATGAGCCGGATGACGGCCCATGAGGCCATGGCTTTTTCCCGGTTCGGCCATGAAGTGTTCAATGCCATCGAAAATCTGCCCATGGCCGTTATCGGGGCCATCCACGGGTATTGTCTGGGTGGGGGCCTGGGACTGGCCCTGGCCTGTGATTTCCGGTATGCGTCCACCACGGCCAAATTCGGACAGCCGGAAGTGAAGTACGGGATCATCCCCGGTTTTGGGGGTTCCCAGACCCTGGCCCGGCTCATCGGGCAGGGACGGGCCAAGGAA is a genomic window containing:
- a CDS encoding enoyl-CoA hydratase-related protein, whose amino-acid sequence is MVNFRNLLLTVQDDGVAVITINRPDILNALDLQTLRELKGCIEEIRRDSRVKAVILQGAGDKAFVAGSDLMAMSRMTAHEAMAFSRFGHEVFNAIENLPMAVIGAIHGYCLGGGLGLALACDFRYASTTAKFGQPEVKYGIIPGFGGSQTLARLIGQGRAKEMIYTGDLIDAQEAYRIGLVNRVLPGEQLMETCEAVCRKIMEKGPIAIGSAKDAINRGLSMDLASGLSYEAQVFGNCFATLDQTEGMKAFLEKRKPVFLGK